The Chitinophaga sp. H8 genome contains a region encoding:
- a CDS encoding helix-turn-helix domain-containing protein, protein MNFQIYAAKSTLHPYVKQYYYWEDDAQGNIPLPQHLFALGDQYIIFLQSGEAICKPANHASFSLPPVSVIGHFTHPGQLQLNGPVKMVVVQLNAYGCHRLTGMSMHTFTNYYRNLCKHNNQLWQQLSNTLFEGTTPDEIGSILDTALENALQQKAYPLKQVDDIADYVQQQNGIVSMESLSGKYGISRPTLERMFMEIIGIPPQLYARMMRFKTAMRSLQQMNFRQWQTSHYNFGYYNQTLFIKDHVLFNGKTPAPVESGSAAIAQMPMPDMAMQVAVAG, encoded by the coding sequence ATGAACTTCCAAATTTACGCTGCCAAGAGTACGCTGCATCCCTATGTAAAGCAATATTATTACTGGGAAGATGATGCACAGGGTAACATTCCCTTACCACAACACCTGTTTGCACTGGGAGATCAGTATATCATATTTCTTCAATCTGGTGAAGCTATCTGCAAACCGGCCAATCATGCTTCCTTTAGTTTGCCACCTGTTTCTGTAATAGGACATTTTACACATCCGGGGCAGTTGCAGCTGAACGGGCCGGTAAAAATGGTGGTAGTACAGTTAAATGCATATGGCTGTCACCGCCTTACAGGTATGAGCATGCATACCTTCACCAACTATTACCGCAACCTGTGCAAACACAATAACCAGTTGTGGCAACAATTGAGTAATACCTTATTTGAAGGGACCACACCGGATGAGATAGGTAGTATACTCGATACAGCATTGGAAAATGCCTTACAACAAAAAGCCTACCCATTAAAACAGGTAGATGATATAGCGGATTATGTGCAGCAACAAAACGGGATTGTAAGTATGGAAAGCCTCAGCGGCAAATATGGTATATCCCGGCCTACCCTGGAAAGAATGTTCATGGAAATCATTGGCATTCCTCCTCAGCTGTATGCCCGTATGATGCGCTTTAAAACCGCCATGCGCTCCTTACAGCAAATGAACTTCCGGCAGTGGCAAACTTCCCACTACAATTTTGGCTATTATAACCAGACACTTTTTATAAAAGATCACGTATTATTCAATGGGAAAACACCCGCTCCTGTCGAATCCGGGAGTGCTGCTATTGCACAGATGCCTATGCCTGATATGGCCATGCAGGTAGCGGTAGCTGGTTGA